DNA from Drosophila busckii strain San Diego stock center, stock number 13000-0081.31 chromosome 2R, ASM1175060v1, whole genome shotgun sequence:
AGTAAGAAGTACATTTTAGTATAAGGTATAGCTAATttaatctattttttttttatgaaatataaCAATTCTACCATTGTCAATGATTAGGGtgaaaagctataaataataacttcAAACGAAAGAAACTACTAGGTGATTGAACTACTGTACTACATGCATAAAATTCTACAATTTAATCAGTTAcagagaatttatttaatgaggCATTTAGAAAGTGCAagttatttatcaatttaatataaattttatagaatcTATTGCACAGCGTCTAGGCTCGTTCAGAAGAAATATATCGTCAGCTATGGGCTAACTTAATTCGACTTCTTTGACTTCTTCTgttgcttgagcttgagttttTCCTGCTTCTTGAGTTCCTTTTCGGTCAGTGATTTGTAcaatttaaagccaaacagagctgcaataacaaacaaaacacaacgtTAGAAAATATAACTTGAAtttagaattaaaattaaaataaccaAATACTGAGACGATAATAAATATCACAGCTACAAATACAGAAGTTCCATAAGCTTTCGAAATGTTTGTATGATGCGTTAAACGGCGATCAATGCGCTCAATTGCTTCCTGAAAGGAACCCTTCATTTCACTTATAAACTTGTGGCGATCGCCATCCGTAAGCGACTCAATTTTTGTCTGCAGATTGCTAATTTTTTGCATCAGATCCTGTGCGAATTTGCTATTGGGCCCTGTTTTGGCCACAATAGACTCAACGGAGCGCTTTAACTGCTCAACAATGGAGTCATCGCTGATGTCAACACTAGAGCTCATGGTgctttttttaaagaatttttatgcGAAATTTCTGATCTGCATTGCCTAGCGCTTACAACGTGCTCAGAGCTTTGGACTAtactttttatactttttttttttgaattttgtggtGGATTTCTGTTTATCTTATCGCAAATCGATTACCTATAGAACGAAGCCAACATTTCTATTTCATGTTTACGCATGAGAGCACTAAACCAACGCACACTATAACGCAAAGAGTTACGAGTTACGCtttgacaaacaaaaactgatAAGTGTCAGTCTACGGATAGCATTTGTATAGGGTATTTATGAATGTGGGTACTCGGCTTACCAAAAACGAGCAGTATGAGCGCTATCATTACAATGAATATCATGTAATCCCTCGAACTGTGACCCGCGACTGCGCCTGCTCCATACTGTTTCATATAGTCCTCCGCTGATGGCGGCTTTGGattaaaaatgctttcacGCAGCTCGGCACGCTCATCATCGGTAATACCTTCCATACCCTCTACCATTTTCCATATATCCTCTGGACTGGGCATTTTAAAGTCGCCATTGCCCGCTGGCACTGCGAAACCCTGATCaccgccagctgcagctgcagcagccacatccTCTGCGAATGCCTGCTGATTTATGGGATCTTGAGCCATTCTAGCTTTGATTTCTAacaaagttgtgtgtgtgtgtgtgtgtgcttaactcAAGTAGGCGGAGCTTGCTTAGCGATTGATTGCGTCTACATTGAGAAAGGAGGTGGCAAAAGTTAAAATACAAAGCGCGTAGTACAAACTAATGTATAGGATCACATGCAACTACAGCTTAATTTGCCATGTTAAACTTTCGAataattccttttttttaaacaattgacTTAATTCGTTTATAACAACACATGCTGACAGTGAAGACAGCTTTGTTTTTCTAATGagtaaagctaaagctttatGATCAAAGGAAGTTGCAAAAAATTCAACGTGGCAATTTGTTCATTGGACACTACATTTCCCGTATCGCGCCAGAAACTGAACTCACATTGTTTAGGTGAGATATTCTAAATGTTTGACCGCTGTTAACGATGCGCTTTGGCAAACTGagcgctaaaaataaaaactaaattataaattgacaCTTATTTGTAATCTATTCgcttatttttcattatttgtgTGATATGCgcgcttgttgttattgcattttgtttagttgttgtcGTTTCGTCTCTTCGTTCTTTCTGAACGCGTCAGCATATTTTTTCAATAGTACACTAAagaagttaataataaataagaagcAACTAAAAGGTTCGCGAtaagattttttaaaaatatttaagaggCACTCTTATCAGCTCACTGAGTAACAAATCCAAAGCAAAACctaaatgcagctaaaaattttatgtcgcctttgctctctctctctctctatccaATTCTTTTAGTGGAAGATGAAACATAATAATGATTTAGGGCTGGCTATCAAAGCATCAAAGCTTATGTTTGCTGGCCTCTTATCAACAATCGAACAGTAACAAAAAAGAGACAAGAAAAAAAGCTGTATACGTACGCAAGAACTAGGGAAACTGGCAGATAAGGAAGTGTAGGTACACGTATGCTCCaagcgaaaaacaaaagactttcAAATTATAAAGAACTCTTAAACCGGCTTAGCTGCGGTATAAGCGAGCAGTAGGGAGTGGAGATAAGTGAAGTGGGCAGTTGTACAGGTACATATTAAAAGAGAGTGGTGAAAGTTCACGCCCCCTTTAGTTATGGGGGTTTATtgccaattgcattttgtgtttatagCAAAGGTAAACACTAACAATACTCACCTGctaagccaacaacaataacagccggtatataaaatgcaagatTTGGAATAGATTGTTGGAATGGTGAGCCGGCATCTGTTAAATCGACCATTGTGTTTAAATTCTTGAAATAAAACAACTACTGAATAAAACTAAGGTACAGCACAAGAAGTCTATCGCTGCTCCGGGTTTGGATTTATAAAGTTTAACTTTGAATATGTTAAAACACGACTTGAAAAGTTATGAAGGCAACTTAGGGATGGGAATAATATTGCCACATCGATAGAGTATGCAATATCAGTTCGATaatatatgaattatatttagtattttttattttgagtacTAGAAATCACTTGACATTTACGAACACTGTCTATTTGTCAGCTGTAGATTGGCgtgcaataattatttaacaaaataaatttttgtgcttaaaaacTTTGCAGAAATGAAGGTTATCTACAATACTCTGTTTAAGCGCACCTCCACCTACGCGGTTGCCATCATTGCGTCGGCTTTCTTCTTCGAGCGCGCAATCGATGTTACCTCGAACATGATTTTCGAGTCTGTCAACAAAGGCGTAAGTATTCTTATGTAAGACTGTAAGGTGCCATTGAAAACCCATTTTATCCTTATTGCAGAAACTCTGGAAGGACATCAAGGGCAAATACGAATAGACGAGAGGCTGCAGCTAGTTTTAAATTAGGCAATGACAATGTCGCATtgtaattagcataaaaataaacgtttATTCTAAACGAAACAAAATCCGaaagaaaactaaattttatttcggTTGggttgttgtggcttttgctATTTCCGCTTGTTCAAAGACTTCCCAAGGTTTCTCATGTCGATAAGCATCCCAGGGTTGAGTGTTTGGTAGTCTTGTAGGCTCCTCAAAACTGACACCGTTCGTCTGTACAGCTTGAAGCAATTTTTCCAGTTTGCTACCGGGCACAGGCTTAATGTTGCAGGTCATCTCTGTTATACCTGCCTGAAGACAGCGCTGGGCGAGCACGCGTCCCAGGTTCACAAATGCCGAAGTGTCGTTGGTTTTGTACAACTGCTGCTTAATGGCCCACTCAGATGTGCTGGCGCTGAGAATATTGCCGTTCTCGTAGTGTTTTACATCCGCACTGACATAACGCCCACTAGTGGTGATCTCAAGAGTGTGCCAATAAGAACGGCCAGGCTTCTCTAAGTGATACCCGCCGGGTTTGTAGGCAATACGTAACCTCTCCAAATTGCGCGGATTCCTATTAATCACGTAGTTTGCATCGCTTGCCGGCTTTGTCAGCTCCTTAATCTTGTGCAGTACACGGGCAGACGTCAGAGGGCGTGCTCTACGGGAcatgtttactttttaaacgaatttttttaataactggTGGATCCGGTCGATATCTGATAGGTGTTGTTCGATAACGATAACTCACGTTTGATgttaaacaaacataacagctgattgtataaaaaattatagatttattttgGATTTCTTTTGGCTCCGAGCACTTCCACAGCTTTCTTTGCATCAACAATTTCCCAGACATGCGCGCTTCGGCCAATGTGCGCGGCAGGCACAAAATTTCTTCGCATGGCCACCAGTCCCCCACAAACGCTCACGCCAGCATTGGTCAACAGCTGAGAATTCAACGGTCGGCAGAGGAAGCGGCGGCAGTGGAACAAGAACAAAATTGCAAGTGTATCGTTTAGTAAAAGACACGGTTATGTAAATCGTGCTTACAAGCTGTGCAAAATTAAGAAACAAACGTAAACATATCTTGGAAAGAAGTCGTCCTCATCATGTTGATGTCCATTGTATATAGAAATCTTCACGGATTAAGGGGGCCTGCCCTGAACTTGAACCTGATTGGCACGCGTAGCTTGTGGCATTGGCAGCTACATcaactgcaaaaaaatgtatatggTCATCATATTCACATATTGGGGGCAAGGACGCGGGTAAGCGAAACTTAGAGGCACGCGCTTTCTCTTATCAATGAATACGTGTATCTAAAAAGTGCATGTGTAGTAAATTTTCACCATAGTAAAATTCACCTCTGACCAGGGCTGACTTTGGCGCGAGCTTTTAAACAGAGgcatatacaaattgtaatcTCTCTGCAGAAGCAACAAGGTTCAACAAAGCGGTCATCTAAATACGCAAAACGTGCTTTCACGActgc
Protein-coding regions in this window:
- the LOC108597771 gene encoding uncharacterized protein LOC108597771 isoform X2, with amino-acid sequence MSSSVDISDDSIVEQLKRSVESIVAKTGPNSKFAQDLMQKISNLQTKIESLTDGDRHKFISEMKGSFQEAIERIDRRLTHHTNISKAYGTSVFVAVIFIIVSVFALFGFKLYKSLTEKELKKQEKLKLKQQKKSKKSN
- the LOC108597771 gene encoding uncharacterized protein LOC108597771 isoform X3; translated protein: MVDLTDAGSPFQQSIPNLAFYIPAVIVVGLAALFGFKLYKSLTEKELKKQEKLKLKQQKKSKKSN
- the LOC108597771 gene encoding uncharacterized protein LOC108597771 isoform X1; its protein translation is MAQDPINQQAFAEDVAAAAAAGGDQGFAVPAGNGDFKMPSPEDIWKMVEGMEGITDDERAELRESIFNPKPPSAEDYMKQYGAGAVAGHSSRDYMIFIVMIALILLVFALFGFKLYKSLTEKELKKQEKLKLKQQKKSKKSN
- the LOC108597392 gene encoding cytochrome b-c1 complex subunit 9 encodes the protein MKVIYNTLFKRTSTYAVAIIASAFFFERAIDVTSNMIFESVNKGKLWKDIKGKYE
- the LOC108597391 gene encoding 39S ribosomal protein L18, mitochondrial codes for the protein MSRRARPLTSARVLHKIKELTKPASDANYVINRNPRNLERLRIAYKPGGYHLEKPGRSYWHTLEITTSGRYVSADVKHYENGNILSASTSEWAIKQQLYKTNDTSAFVNLGRVLAQRCLQAGITEMTCNIKPVPGSKLEKLLQAVQTNGVSFEEPTRLPNTQPWDAYRHEKPWEVFEQAEIAKATTTQPK